In Bacteroidales bacterium, a single window of DNA contains:
- a CDS encoding cation:proton antiporter, which produces MGIVSDKLDAVWQLIIYLGAFGIVAVAAGKVARVFQKVKLPLITGFLIIGLFSGPEVLGLIEKEALSELGFVNEIALAFIAFAVGSELYLNELRSRMKSIIYMMITQVIITFILVSLAMFLLLDLIPFAGEMKAAARITVAMLAGTIAIARSPASAIAIINELRARGPFTQTTLGVTVLKDFGVIIFFAIIFTLSKSLVRETAFRPIYILQVLLELLAAFGLGFVVWLMLRAILSLKGMVPLKKGLVLLTGFLVYLFTKLAGDYSGMHGGPELHIEPLLICIIGSVLVTNYSVYRNDFTRIVKELGPYVYILFFTLTGAMISLEVVAALWFITLIIFGVRLVSLFLAGFSGSALAGDPSIFRRVSWMPYVTQAGVGVGLATIIAVEYPGWGTEFATIMISVIVLNQIVGPPLFKWALHLVGEVHVRSDGSYDMQRKVLIFGWENQSLALASQLRKQNWEVEFVVTDPTVEAIGNKEFLVHEFLGTDHLSLRKFNTESADTILCLLSDELNYAICETAYEHFGTRNLIVRLNDREYYKKFHQIGAMVIDPPTAMVSLMEHFVRSPIATSLLLGMDESQDSIDIELRNSDFHGLTLRDFRLPSDVIILSVTRGDHPIISHGYTRLRLGDVVTLVGSNESLDRVRLNLQGY; this is translated from the coding sequence ATGGGAATTGTTTCGGATAAATTGGATGCTGTCTGGCAATTGATTATATACCTGGGGGCCTTCGGGATCGTGGCTGTGGCGGCTGGGAAAGTGGCCAGGGTATTTCAAAAGGTAAAGCTGCCGCTGATCACCGGATTCCTGATTATCGGCCTGTTTTCAGGTCCGGAGGTACTTGGACTGATTGAAAAGGAGGCGCTTTCAGAGCTTGGTTTTGTCAATGAAATAGCCCTGGCATTTATTGCTTTTGCAGTGGGTTCGGAACTATACCTGAATGAGCTTCGGAGCAGGATGAAGAGCATAATCTACATGATGATCACGCAGGTGATCATCACCTTCATTCTGGTTAGCCTGGCCATGTTCCTTCTTCTCGATCTGATCCCATTTGCCGGGGAGATGAAAGCGGCAGCGCGGATTACTGTTGCGATGCTGGCCGGAACCATTGCCATTGCCCGCTCGCCCGCTTCTGCCATTGCCATTATCAATGAACTGCGTGCCAGGGGGCCTTTTACACAAACAACTCTTGGGGTGACCGTTTTAAAGGACTTCGGGGTTATTATTTTTTTTGCGATTATTTTCACGCTTTCCAAATCCCTGGTCCGGGAAACGGCATTCAGGCCCATATATATTTTGCAGGTTTTGCTTGAACTGCTGGCTGCATTTGGTTTGGGTTTCGTGGTCTGGCTGATGCTCCGGGCCATCCTGTCGCTGAAGGGAATGGTTCCATTGAAAAAGGGCCTGGTGCTCCTGACAGGTTTTTTAGTTTATCTTTTCACCAAACTGGCGGGGGATTATTCCGGCATGCACGGGGGACCGGAACTTCATATCGAACCACTGCTGATCTGTATTATTGGGAGTGTTCTGGTGACCAACTATTCGGTTTACCGGAATGATTTTACCAGGATCGTCAAGGAGCTGGGACCTTATGTGTATATCCTTTTTTTCACCCTAACCGGTGCCATGATCTCCCTGGAGGTGGTGGCTGCCCTGTGGTTTATCACCCTGATTATATTTGGTGTTCGGCTGGTCTCCCTGTTCCTGGCTGGATTCAGCGGTAGTGCACTGGCCGGGGATCCTTCCATTTTCAGAAGAGTATCCTGGATGCCCTATGTGACTCAGGCCGGGGTAGGAGTTGGACTGGCTACGATTATTGCTGTCGAATATCCCGGATGGGGAACTGAGTTTGCAACAATCATGATCTCCGTGATCGTGTTAAACCAGATAGTGGGTCCCCCCCTGTTTAAGTGGGCGCTTCACCTGGTTGGTGAGGTTCACGTAAGGTCCGACGGAAGTTATGATATGCAGCGGAAGGTGCTGATTTTCGGATGGGAGAATCAATCCCTGGCGCTGGCCAGCCAGCTGCGCAAGCAAAACTGGGAGGTGGAATTTGTGGTGACGGACCCCACCGTGGAGGCGATCGGGAACAAGGAGTTTCTGGTTCATGAGTTTTTGGGAACAGACCATCTGTCTTTAAGAAAATTCAATACAGAGAGTGCCGATACCATTCTCTGCCTCCTGTCGGATGAACTTAACTATGCTATTTGCGAAACAGCATATGAACATTTTGGTACCAGAAATCTGATTGTCAGACTGAATGACCGGGAGTACTACAAGAAATTTCACCAGATCGGGGCGATGGTGATCGATCCGCCCACGGCCATGGTTTCCCTGATGGAACATTTTGTAAGATCGCCCATTGCCACCTCCCTGTTACTGGGAATGGATGAGAGTCAGGATTCCATTGATATTGAACTGAGGAACTCGGATTTCCACGGCCTGACCCTGCGGGATTTTCGACTTCCCTCCGATGTGATCATCCTGTCGGTGACACGGGGCGATCACCCGATCATTTCCCATGGCTATACCCGGCTTCGGCTGGGCGATGTGGTTACCCTGGTGGGTTCTAATGAGAGCCTGGACAGGGTCAGACTTAATTTGCAAGGATATTAG
- a CDS encoding homocysteine S-methyltransferase family protein, whose amino-acid sequence MGIILNKIEERRVLVSDGAWGTFLHQKGLKSGECPELWNLDRPGDVLDIARSYVEAGADIILTNSFGGSPLKLERYELEDRCYELNRSAAEISKRAAGNRVLVMGSMGPTGKMVMMGEVNPQEVYKGFREQARGLADGGADGIVIETMSDPEEARIAIEAAREATELDIACTFTFSWNQDGAYRTMMGTDVGACMEMARSAGAAIIGANCGNGTAGMIEIVREIRALDASIPVLVQANAGLPVYRDGKTVFPESAGEMASQIKELVAAGANIVGGCCGTTPEHIRRMVQVISGL is encoded by the coding sequence ATGGGAATCATATTGAATAAAATTGAAGAGAGAAGGGTCCTGGTATCGGATGGTGCCTGGGGGACCTTCCTGCACCAGAAGGGCTTAAAGTCGGGCGAATGCCCGGAACTCTGGAACCTGGACCGTCCCGGGGATGTGCTGGATATCGCCCGTTCGTATGTGGAGGCGGGTGCAGATATCATACTGACCAACAGCTTTGGCGGTAGTCCGTTGAAACTGGAGAGGTACGAACTGGAAGACCGGTGCTACGAACTGAACAGAAGTGCTGCTGAGATTTCAAAAAGAGCAGCGGGTAACAGGGTCCTGGTGATGGGCTCCATGGGTCCCACCGGCAAGATGGTGATGATGGGAGAGGTAAATCCGCAAGAGGTATATAAAGGTTTCAGGGAGCAGGCCAGAGGGCTGGCCGACGGCGGGGCCGACGGGATTGTCATCGAGACCATGAGCGATCCCGAGGAGGCGCGGATAGCGATCGAGGCCGCCAGGGAAGCAACTGAGCTCGATATTGCCTGTACCTTTACTTTTTCCTGGAACCAGGACGGAGCCTACCGGACCATGATGGGTACCGATGTGGGAGCCTGCATGGAGATGGCCAGATCGGCCGGTGCGGCCATCATAGGGGCCAATTGCGGGAACGGGACCGCCGGGATGATCGAGATCGTCAGGGAGATTCGGGCACTGGATGCTTCCATACCGGTGCTGGTCCAAGCCAATGCCGGGCTGCCGGTCTACCGGGACGGGAAGACGGTATTTCCCGAATCGGCCGGCGAAATGGCTTCGCAGATAAAAGAGCTGGTAGCAGCTGGTGCAAATATTGTGGGCGGGTGCTGCGGGACCACGCCGGAACATATCCGGCGCATGGTACAGGTTATCAGTGGCCTGTAA
- a CDS encoding VCBS repeat-containing protein translates to MKILTFLSLFALAISPLKSQEQSQARWRHFSIDPVLPGSSWGTGGPALADYDGDGDLDVAISRRNTLSAYWYERINDSLWIQHLVGSGETFANTLGSTPIDIDHDGWMDVMFNGIWFRNPGILADYPDVPWKGSLIKAGGHDAATVDINGNGEMDILVYDGNKLAWYNTSNTLREHIISSGHHDHGGTAPCGHGDLDGDGDPDVIIPGFWYENPGDGTGSWEEHLWPFVPVPHASYGRSTRSWITDVDGDGINDIVYSHCDTGGSHVYWVKNGGEEKSWTSFQLPDPPARSGDTEGTGSFHSLGVADFNLDGFPDIFAGEQEDPDVYMESDGLVAMKPRGLKERGVIWYSNGARLPQFTPYIIHLDNPGWHDAQLGDVDGDGDIDIVSKVWNADGPSYHLDLWRNEVIK, encoded by the coding sequence ATGAAAATCCTGACCTTTCTTTCTCTTTTTGCCCTGGCCATTTCACCCCTGAAGTCCCAGGAGCAATCCCAAGCCCGTTGGAGGCACTTTAGCATTGACCCGGTGCTTCCCGGATCATCCTGGGGGACCGGTGGCCCCGCCCTGGCAGACTATGATGGCGACGGCGACCTGGATGTGGCCATTTCCAGACGAAATACCCTGTCTGCTTACTGGTATGAACGAATCAACGACTCTCTCTGGATCCAGCACCTGGTGGGTTCCGGTGAGACCTTCGCCAATACCCTGGGGAGCACCCCCATCGATATCGATCACGACGGATGGATGGATGTGATGTTCAATGGAATCTGGTTCAGGAATCCCGGGATCCTGGCCGACTATCCCGATGTTCCCTGGAAAGGTTCCCTGATCAAGGCCGGCGGGCACGATGCGGCCACGGTCGATATCAACGGAAATGGGGAGATGGATATCCTGGTTTACGATGGAAACAAACTGGCCTGGTACAACACCTCCAATACCCTGCGCGAGCACATCATCAGCTCGGGGCACCACGACCATGGCGGCACAGCACCATGCGGCCACGGAGACCTGGATGGAGACGGGGACCCGGATGTAATTATACCCGGATTCTGGTACGAAAATCCCGGGGATGGCACGGGAAGCTGGGAAGAACACCTCTGGCCCTTTGTGCCGGTTCCCCATGCCTCCTATGGCCGGAGCACCCGGTCATGGATCACCGATGTGGATGGCGACGGGATCAATGACATTGTATACAGTCACTGCGACACCGGAGGATCTCATGTTTACTGGGTAAAAAACGGGGGAGAAGAGAAATCATGGACCTCCTTCCAGCTGCCCGATCCGCCTGCCCGCAGCGGAGATACAGAGGGCACCGGGTCCTTTCACTCCCTGGGAGTGGCCGATTTCAACCTGGATGGCTTTCCCGATATTTTTGCAGGTGAACAGGAAGACCCCGATGTCTATATGGAGAGCGACGGACTGGTGGCCATGAAGCCCCGGGGACTCAAAGAACGGGGGGTGATCTGGTACAGTAACGGGGCCAGGCTCCCTCAGTTCACACCATATATCATCCACCTGGACAACCCGGGCTGGCACGATGCCCAGCTGGGCGATGTAGATGGCGATGGCGATATAGATATTGTCTCCAAAGTCTGGAATGCCGACGGTCCCTCCTACCACCTGGACCTCTGGCGCAACGAAGTGATCAAATAA
- a CDS encoding TonB-dependent receptor, whose product MNVRTGTHIWSILPVNRIIGFLLISVLFSQVRLYGQSIEIHAEDLPLNQVLLSLVKDYGVQLSFDDRLLSSYQITADNRFESPEQAIRFLIKDFPLEFKQIGKVFTIYRILPPEEIKTYRLAGRVVDSKTGETLPYSHVIINKSGVVTDVNGNFSFVSGDSLFHLTISYLGYYIQDTILSPGTVYLLGLTPSVIGLKEVVVEGSLIERSGQSGEEAGIIRLNHKIAYRLPGNGDNAVFNFLRLQPGILASGERSTELIIWGSYSGHSKIMFDGFTIFGLKNFNDNISFVNPYMAKDIKVLKGGYPAEYDNRVGGGVDISGINGSVHKPSINLNINNMTINGMAGVPLTERSSLTFAYRQTYYNLLDAEDLNIISGSRPGGGRYDINVYPDYLFRDFNLKYAGTSGRGDDYFISLYDGRDQFSYEVEQERNIVSISQEVQEKNRQRGGSAFYGRTWNKGVNSHLSMNISGLNRELFEKQIVTRNAGIGGNMLPSREALFYNDVLEYSIKNKTRIPLSERQMLETGLNYTYESVAFRKNSLENTVSSSAEQSHRVGMFLQDEIRPGPRLSIRPGIRIDYPVQLEQIYLQPRIQLSFDLGDRWRLNGAAGIYRQFISQTSVIDELGNSSYLWEISNNTDVPVLKANHLAGGLTFRSGGLTLGVESFYKTTSGIARHVDLWREGIQEVYQGDARMYGTDLLVKQYFRKHEVWASYTWSRTEEHFPYMPDEVDYRFAPQDQRHEIKGALLLNFSPFFLSANYVYGSGFRTPLASIEDLVDNYVEEERYPYNRLDLALIYRLNVKNYHFEAGISVLNVFNHENIKYSNVILIPDSQTTSISIHAEAVPFTPTLYMNMSF is encoded by the coding sequence ATGAACGTCAGAACGGGAACACATATCTGGTCTATCCTTCCGGTGAATAGAATCATCGGGTTCCTGCTGATTTCGGTTCTGTTTTCTCAAGTCCGGCTATACGGCCAATCCATAGAGATTCATGCAGAAGACCTGCCTCTCAACCAGGTGCTTTTGAGCCTGGTGAAGGATTACGGGGTTCAGCTATCCTTCGACGACCGTTTACTTTCCTCGTATCAGATTACAGCAGATAATCGTTTCGAAAGTCCGGAGCAGGCCATCCGCTTTTTGATCAAAGATTTTCCCCTGGAGTTCAAACAGATCGGGAAGGTCTTTACGATCTACAGGATACTTCCCCCTGAAGAGATAAAAACCTATCGCCTGGCGGGAAGGGTGGTCGATTCCAAAACGGGGGAAACCCTTCCCTATTCGCATGTCATCATCAATAAATCGGGAGTGGTGACCGATGTTAATGGGAATTTCTCCTTTGTTTCAGGCGACTCCCTCTTTCATCTGACCATCTCCTACCTGGGATATTATATACAGGACACGATCCTCTCTCCGGGAACTGTTTACCTTCTCGGGCTCACCCCTTCGGTCATCGGACTGAAAGAGGTGGTGGTGGAAGGAAGCCTCATTGAGCGATCGGGACAGTCGGGGGAAGAAGCCGGGATTATCCGGCTGAATCACAAAATTGCCTACCGGCTGCCGGGCAACGGCGACAATGCCGTATTTAATTTTCTGCGCCTCCAACCGGGCATCCTGGCCTCCGGCGAGCGCTCCACCGAACTGATCATCTGGGGAAGCTATTCGGGGCATAGCAAGATTATGTTCGATGGCTTCACGATCTTCGGTCTGAAGAACTTCAACGACAACATCAGTTTTGTGAACCCCTATATGGCCAAGGATATCAAGGTGCTCAAGGGGGGCTACCCGGCCGAATACGACAACCGGGTGGGGGGGGGCGTGGACATCTCGGGGATCAACGGTTCGGTCCACAAGCCTTCCATAAATCTGAACATCAACAACATGACGATAAACGGCATGGCCGGGGTGCCCCTGACCGAGCGCTCGTCCCTGACCTTTGCTTACCGGCAAACTTACTACAATCTGCTGGATGCGGAGGACCTGAATATCATCAGCGGGAGCCGGCCGGGCGGAGGGAGGTACGACATCAATGTCTATCCCGACTATCTCTTCCGCGATTTCAACCTGAAATATGCCGGAACCTCCGGCCGGGGCGACGATTATTTCATCAGTCTCTACGATGGCAGAGACCAGTTTTCCTACGAAGTGGAACAGGAGCGGAATATCGTGAGCATCTCCCAGGAAGTGCAGGAAAAGAACCGGCAGCGGGGCGGATCGGCTTTCTATGGAAGGACCTGGAACAAGGGGGTGAACAGCCATCTTTCCATGAATATATCAGGCCTGAACAGGGAGCTTTTTGAAAAACAGATCGTTACCCGCAACGCGGGCATAGGAGGAAACATGCTGCCATCGCGGGAGGCCCTGTTTTACAATGATGTTCTTGAATACAGCATCAAAAATAAAACCCGCATCCCCCTCTCGGAACGGCAAATGCTCGAAACGGGCCTGAACTATACCTATGAAAGTGTGGCATTCCGGAAAAACAGTCTGGAGAACACGGTCAGCAGTTCAGCCGAGCAGTCGCACCGCGTAGGGATGTTCCTGCAGGATGAGATCCGGCCCGGACCCAGGCTGAGCATCCGGCCCGGTATCCGGATCGACTATCCCGTCCAGCTCGAGCAGATCTACCTCCAGCCCAGGATCCAGCTTTCCTTCGACCTGGGCGATCGCTGGAGGTTGAATGGTGCCGCAGGCATCTACAGGCAGTTTATTTCCCAGACCTCGGTGATCGACGAACTGGGCAACAGCAGTTATTTATGGGAGATCAGCAATAACACAGATGTTCCGGTATTGAAAGCCAATCACCTGGCAGGCGGGCTCACCTTCCGGAGCGGAGGCCTCACCCTGGGAGTGGAGAGTTTCTATAAAACGACCAGCGGGATCGCCCGCCACGTGGATCTCTGGAGGGAGGGGATCCAGGAAGTCTACCAGGGGGATGCCCGCATGTACGGGACGGACCTGCTGGTAAAACAGTATTTCCGGAAACACGAGGTATGGGCCTCCTATACCTGGAGCAGAACCGAAGAACACTTCCCCTACATGCCCGATGAGGTGGATTACCGCTTTGCCCCCCAGGACCAGCGCCACGAGATCAAAGGGGCCCTCCTGCTGAATTTCAGTCCCTTCTTCCTCTCCGCCAACTATGTATATGGTTCCGGGTTCCGTACTCCCCTGGCAAGCATAGAAGACCTGGTGGATAACTACGTGGAGGAAGAGCGCTATCCCTACAACCGGCTCGATCTGGCCCTGATCTACCGGTTGAACGTGAAGAATTACCACTTCGAGGCCGGGATCTCGGTACTGAATGTATTCAATCACGAGAACATCAAGTACTCCAATGTGATCCTGATCCCCGATTCCCAGACCACCAGCATCAGCATCCATGCCGAGGCGGTTCCCTTCACCCCCACCCTTTACATGAACATGTCCTTTTAG
- a CDS encoding FecR domain-containing protein, translating into MIQENIHKNKKIDPDGLSDLFFSHSKIAWEKSQGEVWDHLEKQLTREEASPVLVRPLLPRRQWLAMAASFLLLLSVSAFLRFYTVKTFCPEGVHTSLQLPDGSDVELNASTRLSYHPYWWFISREVKLEGEAFFSVEKGKIFRVVSSFATTEVLGTTFNVFARGRDYMVTCHTGRVRVSESISGSSINLSPSERSVLKPSGGFSVTQLKHTPDTPGWTGNLIMFASTSLRLVFEEIERQFGIVIETPVEMQQVYSGNFSLNQPVENILSLLCLPFDLEYERQNGNTYLVYPSGE; encoded by the coding sequence ATGATACAGGAGAACATACATAAGAATAAAAAGATTGATCCGGACGGACTTTCTGATCTGTTCTTTTCCCATTCAAAAATTGCCTGGGAAAAGAGTCAGGGAGAGGTGTGGGATCATCTTGAAAAACAGCTGACCCGGGAGGAAGCCTCACCGGTTCTGGTGCGGCCTCTTCTGCCCCGCAGGCAGTGGCTGGCCATGGCCGCCTCCTTCCTTCTCCTTCTTTCTGTTTCCGCTTTTTTGAGATTTTATACCGTGAAAACCTTCTGCCCCGAGGGAGTTCATACTTCCCTGCAGCTTCCCGATGGCTCTGATGTGGAGCTCAATGCCTCCACCCGTCTCTCCTATCACCCTTACTGGTGGTTTATCTCCAGGGAAGTAAAACTGGAGGGTGAGGCTTTCTTCAGCGTGGAAAAAGGAAAAATCTTCCGGGTAGTATCTTCTTTTGCGACTACCGAGGTCCTGGGAACCACCTTTAATGTATTTGCACGGGGAAGGGATTATATGGTGACCTGCCATACCGGCCGGGTCCGCGTAAGCGAATCTATCTCAGGAAGTTCCATAAACCTTTCGCCCAGTGAGAGAAGTGTGCTGAAACCTTCAGGTGGATTTTCAGTGACCCAGCTTAAACATACTCCCGACACTCCCGGGTGGACCGGGAACCTGATTATGTTCGCCTCCACTTCCCTGCGACTTGTGTTTGAAGAGATCGAACGTCAGTTTGGCATTGTTATTGAAACACCAGTGGAGATGCAGCAGGTATATTCGGGGAATTTTTCCCTGAATCAACCGGTAGAGAATATCTTATCTTTGCTCTGCCTGCCCTTTGATCTGGAATATGAACGTCAGAACGGGAACACATATCTGGTCTATCCTTCCGGTGAATAG
- a CDS encoding sigma-70 family RNA polymerase sigma factor, with the protein MTKEQFKTLFDLYFEDIRRFLYYRSGDTTVSTDLAQDTFMRVWEKQMDLQAGKDTGLLYKIAGDLFVSFTRREKLRKEAPSQIRFEPNDSTPEEELQYRELEEKYEKVLMKLSENQRITFLMSRTEELSYQEIATRLSISVKAVEKRVSRALARLRKELLT; encoded by the coding sequence GTGACCAAGGAGCAGTTTAAAACCCTATTCGATCTCTATTTTGAAGATATCAGAAGATTTCTCTATTATCGCAGCGGGGATACAACGGTCTCGACCGATCTGGCACAGGATACCTTTATGAGAGTCTGGGAAAAACAGATGGATCTGCAAGCCGGGAAGGATACGGGCCTTCTTTATAAAATAGCAGGCGACCTGTTTGTGAGTTTTACCCGGAGAGAAAAGCTCCGGAAAGAGGCTCCCTCACAGATCCGTTTCGAACCGAACGACAGCACGCCGGAAGAGGAACTTCAATACCGGGAGCTGGAGGAGAAATATGAAAAAGTGCTGATGAAGCTTTCTGAAAACCAGCGAATCACCTTTCTGATGAGCAGGACCGAGGAGCTTAGTTACCAGGAGATTGCAACAAGACTATCCATTAGTGTCAAAGCCGTGGAGAAAAGGGTTTCCAGGGCACTGGCACGATTAAGAAAAGAATTACTTACCTGA
- a CDS encoding TonB-dependent receptor plug domain-containing protein, with the protein MRTLALIAACLLFSLPSFAQTRVVKGKLTTFNQYPVQNVEIASKKAKSTVMTDSLGQFEIVCMEKDVILIKAKVFQALSKKVDAGDDYVSANLIFRDTPRNREIATGLGYISHENLTFALAHMADENNDFCNYSDVFTLLKGKFPGVQIKTNSLGSDGVFVRGDKSLYGDNEAIYVVDGVRVSDISFVNPCEMSTIDVLKDGGAALYGSQGANGVVVIETKGHRE; encoded by the coding sequence ATGAGAACTTTAGCCCTGATTGCTGCCTGCTTACTTTTTTCTCTCCCCTCCTTTGCCCAGACCCGGGTGGTAAAGGGGAAGCTGACTACCTTTAACCAGTACCCGGTGCAGAATGTGGAGATCGCTTCCAAAAAGGCCAAATCCACTGTAATGACCGACTCGCTGGGCCAGTTTGAAATCGTTTGTATGGAAAAGGATGTGATTTTGATTAAGGCCAAAGTGTTCCAGGCGCTGAGTAAGAAGGTGGATGCCGGGGACGACTATGTTTCGGCCAACCTGATTTTCAGGGACACTCCCAGGAACCGTGAGATTGCCACCGGACTGGGTTATATCTCACATGAAAATCTCACCTTTGCCCTGGCCCATATGGCCGATGAAAACAATGACTTTTGCAACTACAGTGATGTTTTCACCCTGTTGAAGGGGAAGTTCCCGGGTGTTCAGATCAAGACCAATTCGCTTGGCTCCGATGGTGTTTTTGTGAGGGGGGATAAATCGTTGTACGGGGATAATGAAGCCATTTATGTGGTAGACGGAGTCAGAGTGAGCGATATATCTTTTGTGAATCCCTGTGAAATGTCGACCATAGATGTCCTGAAGGATGGCGGGGCTGCCCTCTACGGATCCCAGGGCGCCAACGGGGTGGTAGTTATCGAAACCAAAGGGCACCGGGAATAG
- a CDS encoding TonB-dependent receptor plug domain-containing protein — MRSLIPVIFGLLFSSVTLAQTRVIFGELTAYNKYPVANIEVKAQKSKASTRSDSLGNFSLVCQEKDQIKIKAETFKTVSRKVDKNTGDTIRINLVFMDSKKNRDLAIGYGYMEKEDLTFAADHMQQENNEYCNFSNVYELLKGKFPGVAVDGTTGSYRVFIRGAQSINSSSEVLMIVDGSTAASIDGLNPCDIKSIDVIKDGMASMYGSRGSNGVILIETKRGH, encoded by the coding sequence ATGCGTTCCCTGATTCCTGTCATATTCGGCCTCTTATTCTCCTCGGTGACTTTAGCCCAGACGCGGGTGATTTTTGGAGAACTGACCGCCTATAATAAATACCCGGTTGCGAATATCGAGGTGAAGGCCCAGAAGAGCAAGGCTTCTACCAGATCGGACAGTCTTGGCAACTTTTCCCTGGTCTGCCAGGAGAAAGATCAGATTAAGATCAAAGCTGAGACTTTTAAAACGGTGAGCCGGAAAGTAGACAAGAATACAGGCGATACTATTCGTATCAACCTGGTCTTTATGGACTCAAAAAAGAACAGGGACCTGGCCATCGGATACGGCTATATGGAGAAGGAGGATCTGACCTTTGCGGCGGATCATATGCAGCAGGAGAACAACGAGTATTGCAATTTTTCGAATGTATATGAATTACTGAAGGGCAAGTTCCCGGGTGTGGCCGTAGATGGCACCACCGGTTCCTACCGCGTTTTTATCCGGGGGGCCCAGTCGATTAACAGCTCCAGTGAGGTTCTTATGATTGTCGATGGCTCGACCGCCGCCAGCATTGACGGGCTGAATCCCTGTGATATCAAATCCATCGATGTTATCAAGGATGGCATGGCCTCTATGTACGGTTCCAGGGGGTCCAATGGTGTTATATTAATAGAAACTAAGCGGGGCCATTGA
- a CDS encoding GDSL-type esterase/lipase family protein translates to MLRMNFYCGTALLSLLFFFSSFSSPGQSAPSNEILKWEQDMAVFDSLNLAEHSDANTLLVTGSSSVRLWDSIHRDLAPYQLMQRGYGGAKLTDYNYYAERIIKPHAFKAIVVFVANDIAGEESDLPPREVRRHFQDLMEQVRMRNPGTPVCWVEVTPTPRRWHVSQQIREASRLIEKYCNHHRDLHFINTYDYFLTPEGLPDSALFREDMLHLNRKGYLLWANIIKASLEEAGINP, encoded by the coding sequence ATGCTCAGAATGAATTTCTACTGTGGCACGGCTCTTCTAAGCCTGCTGTTCTTTTTTAGCTCTTTCTCTTCCCCTGGCCAATCGGCCCCCTCGAATGAGATCCTCAAATGGGAGCAGGATATGGCGGTCTTCGATTCACTTAATCTTGCGGAACACTCCGATGCCAATACCCTGCTGGTGACCGGCAGTTCCAGTGTACGTTTGTGGGACTCGATCCACCGGGACCTGGCTCCTTACCAGCTTATGCAAAGGGGTTACGGCGGTGCCAAACTGACCGATTATAATTATTATGCCGAACGCATCATAAAACCGCATGCCTTTAAGGCTATTGTGGTTTTTGTCGCCAATGATATTGCTGGTGAAGAGAGCGACCTTCCTCCCAGGGAGGTCAGGCGGCATTTTCAGGACCTGATGGAGCAGGTGCGGATGAGAAATCCCGGCACGCCGGTCTGCTGGGTGGAGGTAACGCCCACCCCCAGACGCTGGCATGTGTCGCAGCAGATCCGGGAGGCCAGCAGGCTGATCGAGAAATATTGTAATCATCACAGGGACCTGCATTTCATAAACACCTATGATTATTTCCTGACTCCGGAGGGCTTGCCCGACTCTGCCTTATTCAGGGAAGATATGCTGCATCTGAACAGAAAGGGCTACCTGCTCTGGGCAAATATTATCAAAGCGTCGCTTGAGGAGGCCGGGATCAATCCCTGA